The Dissulfuribacter thermophilus nucleotide sequence CTTCATTTTACCTCCTAATGATTAACTTCTTTTTAAAAGCATTTTGTGCTAGTATTAACCCCTAAAAATCAAATTCGAAATACAAATATCGTGATTCAAAACAAATTTTATTTGACTAAAATGCCACATTATCCAAAATTATGCACTGCGAAAGAGGGCAAAAATGAATTTTCTTTTTATATCAACTGGTTACCTTATTGTAGCCTATTGCTGAACATTCACCTTTTTGGTGCAGCAAAATTCATGCTGTTTTTGCCCTCTTTCGCAGCCCTTCGGGATTGGCGATTTTGCCCAATCTGCTTTGTTGCTCGGGGCTCGAAGTACCTAAGTACGTCTTCGCCCCTCGCGCCTCGCATCTTGGACAAACTCGCCAATTGCATAATTTGGGATTATTTGTGGCTGAAGGTCTTAAGTTCCTGTAATTCGATGTTTTAACGAGTTGAATATGAAATTTTCCTTTTTACATGCAGCAGACTTACACCTAGACAGCCCATTTTCTACCTACTCTAATCTACCAACTACATTAAAAGACGCCCTATTAAACGCCCCGTTCAAGGCATTACAAAAACTTGTAAATTTCGCCATAAAAGATAGGACCTCATTTTTATGCCTCTCAGGAGATATATTTGATTCCATGGAACTTGGTCTAAGGGCGCAGACGAGGTTCCTCATGGAAATTGAAAGACTATATAAGGCAGGCATAAAGGTATTCATATGTTTTGGAAATCATGACCCTTTAGGATCATCATCTCTTTCAGTGAATCTTCCTAAAAATTGTTTCGTCTTTCCATCAGAAAATCTTGAATCATTTGATATAGAGCCCATAACAGGGGTTCGCTGTAAGATTTCAGGCATTAGTTACAAAAGAAGGGATGAAAAAAGAAATTTATCGAGGCTCTTTGGAAAACTTACTCCTAAACAAGACCAATTTTCCATAGGGATGCTACATACCAACTGCGGGGGGATTAGCAGTCACTATAACTATGCTCCATGTACATTGAATGACTTAAAAGGAGCCCCTATTGACTATTGGGCCCTTGGCCATATCCACAAGATGACCATACTGTCAGACTCTAATCCATTTGTAGGATACCCAGGTGTAATTCAAGGGAGGAGCTTTAAAGAAACTGGCCCTAAGGGATGTTTTCGCGTACAAGTTGAAGGGCAAAAAGTAAAAGTGGAATTTATTCCCCTGGATACGATCAGGTGGACAGTTACCGAGTGTGTACTTTCTCAGGAAAAGACAAAAGAAGAAATCTTTGAAACAATTTCTAGAGTCCTTAACTCCTTTTTAAATAATATGCCTGATCAAAGTCCCTTACATATTGTTAGGGTCGTCCTTTCAGGAAAGGCCTTTTTAAAAGAGACCATTTATAAAGAAGACCTATTGTTCGACATCAAAGAGGCCTTGAATGACATTTTTTTTAGCGTGAATACAGGTCTTTGGATCGATGAAATAGTGGACAAGACCACATGCCCCATGGATATTGAAGAGCTAAAGATTGGAACGGATCTCGTAGCTGAGATCCTCAGGACCATGGATCATGTCCAAAAGGATAATGAGACGCTAGAGCAGTTGAGAAAGGTACTTGATCCAATCTATAGGAGACGGGAGATATCGAGGTTTCTTTCCCCTCCTGGAGAAGAAGAATTCCTAACACTGCTAAATGAAGCGAGAGATCTACTGCTGGAACTATTTGAACCTAAATCCTGCACGGCAAAAGAGACAAATCTGGACAGTTTTTGAGATTGCGATGGAAGATATAAGGCTTTATCCGTACATAAATTCAATTCACATAGATAAATTTTTTGAATTTTACAATGTATCTTTAGAAGGTCTCGGTCCCTCTCTAAATATGTTTATTGGCCCAAATGAAGCTGGAAAATCCACCATACTCAAATTTTTAAGGGCAATCTTCTTTGGTTTCGATAAAAAATATCCAAAAGATTGGGGAGGGAGAATTGAAATAATCTCAAAGAACTCTACTCCAATAATTGTTGAAAGAAAGGGCGGGACAAAAACTGGTATCCTTAAGGTTCTTGACCAAAATGGCACTTTAAAAGGAGAAGAAGGCATTTCCTTTTTCATCCGTGGCATAAACAAGACACTTTTTGAAAATTGCTTTGCATTTAGTCTTGATGAACTTCAGACCATATCAAGTCTCCAACATGATCAAATGCAAGATGCACTCTTTGCAGCTGCAAGCGGAACCTCGCAAAAGGCACTGTCAAGAGTGAAGCTTTATCTTGTAAACCTGGAAAAAGAACTCTTTAGACCCAGGGGACAAAAACCCCTAATAAATAAGCTTCTCAAAGAACTTACTGAGGTCAGTTCAGCCATATCAAAAGTCGAAGATGAATTGAAGGGCGTGATTCATATCGAAGACACCCTAAAGGAGTTAAAGAACGAGAGACTAGAAATCCAAAGCAGGATCGAATCACTTAGAATCACTGAAAAACGCCTTGAACTCTTAGATGAACTCTGGGACAAGTGGATTAATTATAATAATGTTAGAGAAGAGCTATCAAAGCTAGAACATTTAGACACCACCATTCCAGAAGGGATCGAGAATCTCTTTAGCGCCGTCAATTCCTCAATAGAGGATATAACTCTAAGAATAAACAGGACTGAGAGGGAACTCAGGCAATTAAATGAAAGGATCTCCTCTTTAGAATTAGACTCTAGAATCACTTCCAATGAAGAAGTAATCGAAAAAATTTTGAGCAGGCTCCAAGAGGCCATTGGAGCTAAGGAGAGATTTGAAGAATTCTCTCAGAGAAAGACGGTCCTGGCAGAAAGGATAGAGAGGCTGAGGCGAGATATTGGAATCGATATAGATGAGGACAATATAGTCAATATTGATACATCCTTTATTGTCCGCCAAAAGATATCAACCCTATATGAAGCCATAGACGAAGGCCAAAAAAAGATAATAGACCTAGAAAGATCCTTTAAAGACCTGGAATCGAGATCGACCATCCTGAGAGAAAAGGAGCTCCCAGAAATTCAACAACGCATTGAAGAAATTGAGGTTCTCTTAAAAGAGTTCCAAGGCCTCAAACTCGAGGCAGAGGAACTCTCAATTACTCAAAAGGCCATCTTCCGCCGCTTTATTTCTATTGAGGCGCTTTTGCTCATATTATTTATCACATTGGCCCTGTTATCTATCTGGGGCCAGATAGCCACCAATACCACCTTAGCTCTTTTAGGTGGTATACTTTCGACTTTTATGTTTTCTGTCTTGTACCTGCACCAGAAAAAACGAAAATTAGTCCAAAAACGCCTTTCAGAGCTTAAAGAAGCCCAAAATGTAGTCACTCAACAGACTTCAAAAATCTTGAATGATTTTAATCCAAGAGAAGGATCTTTTTTGGAAATGGGACCTACTGAAGAGCTCAATATCTCTATACTAAGAGCACTTGACCAATTGGGCTTAGAAAAAAGGCATTTGGAAGAAAAAAAACTCGATATTGATAATGAGTTACAAGAACTTTCAAAAAACTATAAGACTTTAAAAAAAGCCCTGGCCCACGACAATGATCTCCTGAGAAAAAAGGAAGAAGACCTTTTGGGCCTTTGTAAAAGGCTTGGACTTACTTCTATCCCTCCACATAATCTTTTTGTACAATATCTTGATACTATTGAACAACTTCGTGACCTACTTGGAGAGATCCACAAAATTGATAAAAAGATGAAAGAAGAAAAGACCGATCTCAAATCTTTTTTAGAAGAGGCAACTTCCCTTTTTGAAGCACTTGGTCAAAACCTTCCTCAGGAGGGAGAGATCTTTAACGAACTATATCTCTTGAAAGATAGGCTTTCAGATAACAAGACAAAGGCAGCACTTAAAAAAGAACTTGAACTTCAAATTGAATTGAAGGCAAAGGAACTAAAGGACCTTAAATCAGCCCTGATGAATCAAAGACAAGAGCTCAATCGAATACTTAATATGGTTGATGCAACCAATTCTGAAGAGTTTTGGTCCGTGGTTGAACAGGTGAAAAAGAAAAGGAAGCTATTAGAAAAAGAGACCCTACTACGCCTTGAACTTTCACAGCTAGGAGAAGACTTTGACGAATTATACAGGGATGAAGACAGAGATGTAGTGAGGGCAAAACTTCAAGGCATCATAGACGAGTTAAAAGAACTCGAAACAAAACGCGAGGCCCTCCTCAAAGAAGAGGGTTCTCTAAGAGAAAAGATCACTTCTTTATCTTCAAGGGACCTTCTACAAGAACTCAAGACCCAAAAGGAAGGCCTGGAAAGGCAGATCGAGGCACTCACTAAAAAGTGGGCAGTAGTACAGATATCAAAGGCCATTTTTGACCTGGCCAAACGGTCTTTTGAAGAAAAGAGCCAGCCCGCTGTCCTTAAGGAAGGCGCCCATTACTTTTCCCTCCTCACACGGGGACGTTACAGTCGAATTCACTATGAAATCGAGACTGGGGCCCTCAGGGTCGTTTCCAACAAGGCACACTGGAAGGGGATAGATGAACTCAGTCGTGGCACTAAGGAACAACTCTTCCTGGCTCTAAGGTTCGGCTACATAAAGACCCTTGACTCTCAACTCCCGCTTATAATGGATGATATTCTGGTCAATTTTGATCCAGAGCGCACTCGAAATGCTGCGGACGCCATTTTAGATTTAGCCAGAAAAAGACAGGTCCTTTTTCTCACCTGTCATCCCGAGACCAAAAATGTCTTCGAAGAGGCGTCTAGAAAAATAGGAGGCAATGACATAAAATACTTAGAAATCAAGTCATAAATGCCTCAACAACAGATACATTAGCGTCTCTTGTGATGGTCTTGTTTTAAATCCTGAATTGTTCTAAGACTACTTTTAAATCACTCGACAACCTACTCAGTCGATCAACGGCCTCCTGTAACTGTCGCGCCCCCTGTGCAGTTTGATCCCCTGCGGCGGCAATGGATTGGCTCATCTTTACTACCTCGTTTACTTCGCTATTGACTCTCTGGGTATTGCTACTGATCTCATTGGTAGCGGCGGTCTGTTCTTCCACAGCAACAGCTATGTTGTTAGACAACTCCGCAACAGTTTGAATCACCGAAACGATCCTTTCCACAGCAACCATTGCCTCTTCTGCCCTATCTTGAAGGTCTCTTACTACCTCGTCAATTTCAGCAACAGAATCACCTGTTTGTCTGGCAAGTTCTTTGATTTCATTTGCCACAACGGTAAAGCCTTTGCCAGCCTCTCCAGCCCTTGCTGCTTCAATAGTGGCATTCAATGCCAGTAGATTGGTCTGTTCCGAGATAGTACCTATCAGTTTACTGATATCATCTATCTTTTTGGAAGAATTGGCTAAGGCCTTAATGACCTGATGGACGTGACGGGCCTTCTCATCAGCCTCGTTGGCAACTGTGTTGGCCTGCGAGGTATGCTGAGCAATCTCAGATATAGCGGCCGTCATCTCTTCCATGGCAGTCGCTATGCTGGATACATTTTCTCCTATTGTTTCGACGGCACTGTTTACCTCATCAACAAGATTCCGGGTATTATCTGCTGTATCAGCCATCTGTTCTGAGACAGACCTCAAATCTTGGGCCTCAATGGCAACTGTCTGTCCCTTATCCTTTATCTGAGCCACCAGGTGGTGAATCTTATCTAAAAATTGATTGAAGTATTTTGCTACCTTTGATATTTCGTCTTTCGTCTTACTCTCAATCCTTTTTGTCAAATCACCTGTTCCAGAGGCCAAATCCTTAGCTAACTCTCTAAAATTATCCAAAGAATTCAATATTTGTTTACTGAGGAAGAAATTTACTAGGAGTATCAATAAGAATAGAATCAACCCAAGAGTACTGAGCCATTTTAAAAACTCGTTTTTTAATTGTTCAAAGTAGTCGGCCTTATTGATTCCAGGGATTACCCAAAGTTTCCAAGGAGCTATATATCTAAAAGCGACGATCTTGTCCTGTTGAGTTGCAGCTGAAACGTATTCATAAATTCCACCTTCTTTATGCCTTCTTATGTAATCTACATAACCATGTCCTGCAAAATTTCTTCCTTCTTTTGTAGGATGAATCACAAAATCACCCTTTTCATTCATAAAATATACATATCCTGTTTTACCAATTTTCAATTCATGCATTGTTTTTCTAAATTTAGGATCTTTCCACGCATCTGTTCTTATATTTGCAACATATGTTAACTGTTTTTGAAGTACATTAGCCATATTTTCTAAATCTAAAATCATTATCCTTTTAATCTCTAATACACTCAAAAAATATGAGACTATTACAGAAATAACTATTGCAATTAATGATAAAATTGTGCTCAGTATTAGCTTTTCTTTAATAGTTTTGAACATCTGCCGACCAACTCCTTATACTTATATTGTTTAGATTGGT carries:
- a CDS encoding metallophosphoesterase family protein gives rise to the protein MKFSFLHAADLHLDSPFSTYSNLPTTLKDALLNAPFKALQKLVNFAIKDRTSFLCLSGDIFDSMELGLRAQTRFLMEIERLYKAGIKVFICFGNHDPLGSSSLSVNLPKNCFVFPSENLESFDIEPITGVRCKISGISYKRRDEKRNLSRLFGKLTPKQDQFSIGMLHTNCGGISSHYNYAPCTLNDLKGAPIDYWALGHIHKMTILSDSNPFVGYPGVIQGRSFKETGPKGCFRVQVEGQKVKVEFIPLDTIRWTVTECVLSQEKTKEEIFETISRVLNSFLNNMPDQSPLHIVRVVLSGKAFLKETIYKEDLLFDIKEALNDIFFSVNTGLWIDEIVDKTTCPMDIEELKIGTDLVAEILRTMDHVQKDNETLEQLRKVLDPIYRRREISRFLSPPGEEEFLTLLNEARDLLLELFEPKSCTAKETNLDSF
- a CDS encoding AAA family ATPase — its product is MKREIYCWNYLNLNPARQKRQIWTVFEIAMEDIRLYPYINSIHIDKFFEFYNVSLEGLGPSLNMFIGPNEAGKSTILKFLRAIFFGFDKKYPKDWGGRIEIISKNSTPIIVERKGGTKTGILKVLDQNGTLKGEEGISFFIRGINKTLFENCFAFSLDELQTISSLQHDQMQDALFAAASGTSQKALSRVKLYLVNLEKELFRPRGQKPLINKLLKELTEVSSAISKVEDELKGVIHIEDTLKELKNERLEIQSRIESLRITEKRLELLDELWDKWINYNNVREELSKLEHLDTTIPEGIENLFSAVNSSIEDITLRINRTERELRQLNERISSLELDSRITSNEEVIEKILSRLQEAIGAKERFEEFSQRKTVLAERIERLRRDIGIDIDEDNIVNIDTSFIVRQKISTLYEAIDEGQKKIIDLERSFKDLESRSTILREKELPEIQQRIEEIEVLLKEFQGLKLEAEELSITQKAIFRRFISIEALLLILFITLALLSIWGQIATNTTLALLGGILSTFMFSVLYLHQKKRKLVQKRLSELKEAQNVVTQQTSKILNDFNPREGSFLEMGPTEELNISILRALDQLGLEKRHLEEKKLDIDNELQELSKNYKTLKKALAHDNDLLRKKEEDLLGLCKRLGLTSIPPHNLFVQYLDTIEQLRDLLGEIHKIDKKMKEEKTDLKSFLEEATSLFEALGQNLPQEGEIFNELYLLKDRLSDNKTKAALKKELELQIELKAKELKDLKSALMNQRQELNRILNMVDATNSEEFWSVVEQVKKKRKLLEKETLLRLELSQLGEDFDELYRDEDRDVVRAKLQGIIDELKELETKREALLKEEGSLREKITSLSSRDLLQELKTQKEGLERQIEALTKKWAVVQISKAIFDLAKRSFEEKSQPAVLKEGAHYFSLLTRGRYSRIHYEIETGALRVVSNKAHWKGIDELSRGTKEQLFLALRFGYIKTLDSQLPLIMDDILVNFDPERTRNAADAILDLARKRQVLFLTCHPETKNVFEEASRKIGGNDIKYLEIKS
- a CDS encoding methyl-accepting chemotaxis protein; this translates as MFKTIKEKLILSTILSLIAIVISVIVSYFLSVLEIKRIMILDLENMANVLQKQLTYVANIRTDAWKDPKFRKTMHELKIGKTGYVYFMNEKGDFVIHPTKEGRNFAGHGYVDYIRRHKEGGIYEYVSAATQQDKIVAFRYIAPWKLWVIPGINKADYFEQLKNEFLKWLSTLGLILFLLILLVNFFLSKQILNSLDNFRELAKDLASGTGDLTKRIESKTKDEISKVAKYFNQFLDKIHHLVAQIKDKGQTVAIEAQDLRSVSEQMADTADNTRNLVDEVNSAVETIGENVSSIATAMEEMTAAISEIAQHTSQANTVANEADEKARHVHQVIKALANSSKKIDDISKLIGTISEQTNLLALNATIEAARAGEAGKGFTVVANEIKELARQTGDSVAEIDEVVRDLQDRAEEAMVAVERIVSVIQTVAELSNNIAVAVEEQTAATNEISSNTQRVNSEVNEVVKMSQSIAAAGDQTAQGARQLQEAVDRLSRLSSDLKVVLEQFRI